The genomic segment CCGAAGAGGAGCTGTCCGTTCTACTTGGGGCAGGCGGATACCTTGATGCAATTGACACATTCGATGCAGCCTTTTTTCGCATCTCCCCGCGAGAGGCCACCTATATGGATCCGTGGCAGCGTGTCTTTTTGGAGACAGCTTATCAGGCGATCGAAGATGCGGGGTATGGCGGCGACAAGATCGTCGGCACCCGGACGGGTGTTTTCGTCGGCAAGGATCATACCAATATGCAACTATACAAGATGGTGACGGAGCCGGATGCGATGCACCTTACCGGTTCGTGGACGGGAATTCTCGCCAGCCGTTTATCTTACATCTTCAATTTACAAGGTCCTAGCCAAGTAATTGACACGGCTTGTTCGTCTGGACTGGTTGCCATTCATGAGGCGTGTCAGGCGCTTCGAAACAAAGAGTGTGAGATGGCGGTAGCAGGGGGAATCAACCTGTCGTTCCTGCCGCTGATCAATCCGGATGGTGACATGAAAATGGTAGAGACCTCTGAGACCATCGTGCGAACGTTTGACAAAGAAGCCAAGGGAACGCTGTGGAGCGAAGGGGTCGGTGCACTGTTGCTCAAGCCGCTCTCTAAAGCGATAGCGGATGGAGATCCGATTCATGCTGTGATCAAAGGAAGCGCAACGAACAACGATGGTGCCTCCAACGGTATCACTGCCCCGAACGCTTCGGCTCAGGAAGACTTGATCGTGCAAGCGTGGAAAAACGCTAAGGTCAATGCGGAGACGATCCGCTATGTGGAAGCACATGGCACAGGCACTGTGATCGGGGACCCTATTGAAGTCAAAGCGTTGACCGAAGCATTCCGCCGTTTTACTGACAGGCAACAATTTTGCGGCATCGGCTCGGTCAAGACCAATATCGGGCATGCGGTTGGTGCTTCCGGTCTGGCTTCGATCACCAAGGTCATCCTCGCCCTGCGCCATCGTGAATTGCCGCCGAGCTTGCATTTTCAAACTCCCAATCCGTACATCTCGTTTACGCAGACACCACTCTATGTAAACGACACAATTCAGCCGCTTGTCCCTGATAGTGATAAGCCGTTGCGGGCAGGGGTCAGTTCGTTTGGATTCAGTGGCACCAACTGTCACATCGTGTTGGAAGAAGCACCTGCTCGGAAAGGTTGTCTGGAGGAGGAGAGCGGAGCTCTGCGATTGTTTGTGCTCTCAGCGCGGCAGAAGGAACTACTGGTTCGGCAGGTGGAACAATACAAGCGCTATCTGGAAAGGGAGCCCCATGCTCCGTTAGCCGACATTTGTTTCACAGTGGCGACCGGCCGTGGTCACTACAGTCATCGACTGGCTCTCCTCGTAGAGAGCACCCAAGACCTGTATACGCAATTGACGCAGTTCTTGCAGATGGCACCGACAGAATGGAACGGAGAGCGGAGTTGGTACGGGGTCCATCAGATCGTCCATGACCAGAAAGTTCGAGCGGAGGGCGATCTTTCACAGCAGGACAAGCGTCAACTGAACCACAGTGCGAGGGAAGAGGCGATCCAAAGCAATCTCAAGGGGGTTGCACGGTGCTATGCAGCCGGAGCGGACATCGAGTGGGAGATGCTGTATCCGGAAGGTCAGCACCGTCGGTTGTCTCTGCCGACCTATCCATTGGCTCGGACTCGTTACTGGGCGAGCGTCAACCAGGTGCACATGCCTGATCTGGCACAGGCGAAGGCGGCGGAACATCCGCTCCTAGACCGTTGTATGGCTGATTCGATCGATCAGACTATCTACACTACGACCCTGCACGCCGACCGCTTGTGGGTCTTGAACGAGCATCGCTTGCAGACGCATCCGGTTATGCCGGGGGTGGCGTTTTTGGAAGTGGTGCTGGGGGCATGTCGTGAACAGTATGGAGAGCACTCCTATGAGTTTCGAGATGTACTGTTCCTCGCTCCTCTGGTCGTGCCAGAAGGAGAATCACTGGAACTGCAGACGGTGCTGACTAAAGAAATGGGCGGCCTGCACTTCCGGCTGGTCAGTAAGCAAGACACGAACTGGTTGCTGCACGCTGAAGGGCAAGTTACTATCCTTAACCAAACGGCTCCAGCCGTTCCTGACACGGTGGCGATCCGTCGACGTTGCTCACAAGAGGCAAACGAAGTGCGACCGGCCGACGCTATGCGCCACTTTCATTTCGGCCCGCGCTGGTCGAACATGGCAGATATCAAAGTCGGTGAAGGGGAATACCTCGTTCACCTCAAACTGCCGGAACAGTTTCTAGAAGACCTGGACGGATATACGTTGTATCCGGCCTTGCTCGATAATGCTCTGAACGTACCGATCCATCTCGACCGGGAAGGACATTACATCCCATTTGCCTTCAAATCGTTCGTGTTCTATCGTCCATTGCCCCATCGCTTTTACAGTCATATCGTAAAACACATGAAGGAGGGGCGGGCGCAAGAAACAAAATCGTTCGATATCACGCTGTTTGATGAATCAGGGCAGGTGTTGGCGACAGCAACCCAGTACACGATCAAACTGCTCAAGGAAGTTGACGAACACCGGTTCTTGTCGCTGGTCGACGCCGGTACAGCGTTACACGAACTGACTTGGATCCCCCAAGACCTGGACAACGCGGTGTACGATCTTCCGCTGGGAGTGACCATGGTGTTGCACAGCGGATCAGCGTGGGCCGCTCAGTGGACAGATGCTTTGCGCGAATCTGGCCGCCGTGTCTTGGAAGGACGGACGCTAGCTATCGCGGACGGAGAACCCGTCGTGGAAATCGTGTTGCTCGACACTGAGGAAGATGGGATCGAGAGCCTCTATACGTGGTACAATTCATGGCTCGCCCGCTCTGAACGTACGAGAATTCACTTGATCGTGCCTGCTCGCAACGTCTCGAAGGTAACCGGCGAGGAGCGGAGTCTGCATCCGTATGCTGCAGGCGCGTTCGGGCTGGCAAAAGGCATTGCGCAGGAGCAAGCGAATTTTCGCGTGACTTGCCTCGATGTTGACGAGCGGACCCCGGTCGCGAACTTGCTGGCAGAGCTCGGACGACCAGAGCAATCCGCATATCGCTTGACGGCGTACCGTAATGGCCGACGCTATGTACAACAATTGCAGCGCGTCTCGCCTAAAGGGGCGTCGTCGATCACGCTGCACGAGGGAGCCGTCTATGTCATTACCGGTGGGTTGGGCGGTCTCGGCTTGGAAGTAGCGGAACATTTCAGTTCCATGAAAAAAATTAAGCTCGCCCTGTTGAGCCGTACTCCATTGCCCGAATCAGATCAGTTTGACATCTCAGTGAAAGCACGTCGCTCGTTGCAAGCCATCCACGAGATGAGGGAGCATGGCATCGAGGTGGTTCCCTATGCCTGCGATGTAGCAGATGAACATGCTTTGCGCGAGGTGTTGCAACAGATCCGGACAGACCTAGGCCCGATTAAAGGAATCGTACATGCGGCGGGTGTTGCGGGTGAAGGTTTGCTGGTGCGCAAGCAGGAAGGGGACTTCCGACAGGTGGTCTCTCCCAAGGTGGATGGGACCGTGAATTTGGATCGATTGACCCAACAGGATGATCTAGATTTCTTCGTGCTCTTCTCCTCGGTGACCGCTTTGACCGGGGGAATCGGACAAGCCGATTACACGGCAGCCAACTCGTTTCTCGACGCATTTGCCGCGGCACGCCAACACGGCGGCAAGAGCACACTCTCAATCGGATGGTCGAGCTGGAGCGAGACCGGCATGGCAGTCGAGTACCACGTGGCGCAGGAAGAGCGTCTGTTCAAGCCTCTCTTGACGGCAAAAGCTCTACACCTGTTGGATTTGGCCATGGCGCAGGAGAAAGCTCATCTACTGGCGGGGGAAATGTCTTTGCTGCAATGGGCACGATTTGAGGGCGACTTGCCCTTCCTGCTGAGCCCGGATATTCTATTGCAGGTCCAACGAAGGCGCCTAAGCGCCAATGCAGCACGCCAAGATACCAAAGCATATCGGGAAGTTGTTCTCACTGGGCGGCATGATGGGGAGTATACCTTGTTTGAGCAAGAGCTTGGGAGGTTGTGGGGGGGAGCATTGGGGTTTGCCGAGATCAGCGTCTATGACAATTTTTACACCCTTGGCGGCGACTCGATTCTCGCCGTCAAATTGGTAAGCGCGATTAGTGATCACCTGCACATGGACCTTGAGGTGTCCGATCTATTTGACCATCCAACACTCAATGAACTGGCACAGCATCTTGAATCGCTTGGTGTTGTGATGATGTCGGAACCTGCCGAGCTATTTCAGCCATCATCTGAGCAAGCACAACGCTTGGAGACGGCTGCGAATGACGAAGAAAACTCAGATTCGGTTCCACATAAAAACCTCACCGATCAGGCTTATGTCGATTCTCCGGGGGTCGAGCTTATTTCCGATCTGTCATGGCGGCAACTGAACTGTTACGACCGAGGCTTGGCATTACAGTTCGGTCTACCGAATGCACGCTTGATCCCGTACTTTTTTCTGTGGCTGGGCTTGAAACGTGGGTTTAACTTGACAGATCAAGGTTATCCGTATTCTTTCTCGACGGAAGAAAAAGTTTTTGGCTACGCAACTGATCATCAGCTATTGGCCAAGTTCGGCATGCGTGTTCAACTTACCACTGTTCCTGAACTCTCCGGCCTGCACGATGCAGTCTGTAGTCTGGTAGAGGGTGGCAGACTGGTGCTCGTTTGTTTTGATGAGTTTTACATGTTCTATTCGCCGTACTATCGCAAGGAACACAACGATCATCTGACGGTCATCAATGGCTATAATCGGCAAAATGGCATCTATCAGATTGTAAACCACAGCCACCTGCATTTGGAGAGTCCGCAAAAAGTATCCTATGGGCCTTTCCACGCACAGTTTGGATCACTCGAGGAAATCTATGCCGATCTTCCGCTGGGAGCGCGTGTTCTGGTTTCTCTTGAACCAATTCCCGGCGTTATTGTGGAGGAAGCTTCTCTGCGGACCGAAACATTGGAGATCTTACGTCTGTTGCTAGCGACAGGACAGTCTGGGCGGGATTTTGATCTGGCGGCCGAATTGGTCCGAGAGGGGAGAATGGACGGAGACGCGCTAAACGAACTATATATCGTGCTCGGTGCCAAGGAATTGTTTGCAGACACCTTGCTCCGCCGTTTTTGTCCGGAGATGAGTACTGTATTACGACCGTTAGCCGATGAACTGGTGCTCCACTCAAACAAATTGGTCAACAAATATACTACGGGAATTTACCGTAAGAGACCGTTACGTGCCGAAGATGTTGAGAGTTCTCAGGCGGCTGTCTCCTTTTTGCTGCAAGAGATGTTGACGAAAGCCATCCAAGCTATCGAGGCGGTAGATCACTCGTCAACGAAAGAAGGGAAGGATAACTGATGGAATTCAGCTGGATACTGCCACAAGGCGATATTGACAACATTATCCACCAAGCCCGTCTGGCGGAACGCTACGCATTTGACTCATTGCTGACGATTAGTGTCAACGGGTATATGGATCCGTGGATCACTGCCACCCATGTAGCATCTAAGACAGATCGAATCCGCCTACTTGTGGCCCAAAATACCAACTATCAGTTGCCGATGATAACCGCGAAAGCATGGAACACACTGAACCTGATCGCGGAGGGCCGTATAGACATTAACGTGGTGACCGGAAGCTCCAAAATCGAGCTGGGGCAGATTACCCATGTGGCGGACCACGCCACTCGATATCGAAGGACTAGGGAATTTGTAGAACTTCTGAACAAAATTCAACAAGGACCTGTTACGTTTCTAGGTGAATTTTTCGAAGCGAGTGGGGCGGAAGTCTATCCGCAGCCGGACCCTCAGAGCCCAGGGTCTCTCTTTCTCGCAGGCAGTTCAGAGGAGGCGATGGATTCGGCAGCAGCCTATGCAGACTGCTACTTGATCTATGCCCAGGAACCTGGTGAGGTGGCCGAACAGTTTGCGCGTTTTCGAGAACGGGCGAAAGTCTATGGACGGCAGCCGCGCTGCGGATTGGTGATTGATGTGATTTCCCGTGAAACCTCTGCGGAAGCGTGGGCGGCAGCCGAGGCGTTGGAGTCGTCTTTCGGGCTGATTGACAAGCGAATGGCTCGCCTTTACCAGAACAGCAGTGACTCGGTGGGGATTTCCCGCAACCGTGTTTTAAACAAGAAGGAGAACCTGCGCTTACAGGCAAACCTGTGGGCTGGACTAGCGCAGGTAAGTACCGCTCAGAGTCTTTCGATTGTGGGATCGTATGTGGAAGTTGCTGATACCATCCGTCTCTATCAGTCGGTAGGCGCAGATTGTTTTCTATTCTCAGGATCGACTGGGAAAGAGGAATTACAAAGACTTGGCGAACGGGTACTACCGCTGATCCGCTAATCCATCCAACGCAAGAGAGGTTGTTTCCTATGAACTCTACAAATATGGAACATATAATTGAAACGATTATCACCAAGATCAAGGAACTGGCCGAACTGGGAGAAGAAGTGAAGATCAATCCAGAAGATCCGCTTATTCGGCTGGGCATTAACTCTATAAAGGCGATGGAATTGTTAGTGGAAATCGAGAACACTTTAGGCGTAGTGGTAGAAGACGACGAATTGTTGATTGAAAACTTTACGAGTGTGAAAAAAATCGCTGATCTCATCGCTTCTAAGATAGGAGAGTAAATAGTCGATTTGTTCGATAAAATGAAACTTTTAAAAAAATTAAAAGAATTCATTTACAAGTAAATCTAAAATTGGTATAAATAGAGAGTCCGATGATATTTTGTCATTTTATGACGATATCTCGGATAGTTACATAGCGGGGAGGTGCAGTGAGAATGGCTAATTACGAAGTGAAAGAAGTAGCAGATGTTTCTGCAGACGCTTGCACACCTTTCTAATCTAATGCCACACAGTTGGAAATGGGCGAATCGGCAAATCAACTGATTCGCCTTTTTCTCTGATTAATTTTCAACGTCGTAACGAAGACGATAATTTTATAAATTTCCTATTTTACGATCAATTAAAGATGTGTGTGTTTAGGACATATCCTAACGGAGGTGAAATTTTCAGTGGAAGAGAGGCACGATAAAAATTGTTTCATCGAAGTATTAAAACATTGGTTCTATCGACAACTAGGTGTTGAAGTTCCAGATGTTTTTTTGTACATAATCTTTGGGAGTCTGAATTTTCATTATTCTTCTCGCCTTGAGGATCCCTCACATATTTTTCCGAAAGTCGATCTGATCCAACCCACGGACGAGACGAATTTAGAGAAGTGGCTGGGTTTGAAAACCATCTGGCACGACCCAGTAACGTCTGAAAGAGGATGGAACCGATTAGAACCCCTCTTGATGAAGGGACAGAACCCGATTGTGAGGGTGGCTGTCCATATGCTGCCTGATCTGGAAGCGACTCAGACTGTGACATTCATGTCCATCAACCAGTATTTACCGGAAGAATCGGCAGTAGATGTCTTCAGCACGTTTTATAGCGGACGGCTAAGTTTGGAGAAGTTGGATTTAGCCCGTCGTGAAATCGTTTCTTTTTCCTTGCCGGAATGTCAGTGGTTGGAGCTGAGCATGACGGAGATGCCAGTGCTAGATCATTCATATCTGGAACGGATCTTTCTAGCACAACTGCAAGCGGATCTGGCCAAAGGGTATAGTGCGGCAAACTTTGAGAAGATGATCGCCGATCTATTGCTGGTCGAGGGGTTGAACCCGCTCTTGGCCAAGCTATACATAGCTTGCTTCGGCAAGCACATGTTTCATCCTAAGGGACCGGCCAGCGTTCGTCGTGAGATGTTGTCGGTAATGCACGAGTTGCAGAAAGGTGGAACTGTCTCTGAGGAGACTGTCGTCCGGTATGAGGTACTCTGCCAGCAGTGGGACATCCTCAAAATGATGTTCGCCAAGGCAGGGGCTGCTCCCAAACAAATGGTCGAAAGGTTGATTGAGCGCGTTCGCACCATCGCGGCGTTGGAGCAAGAGGTGTTTGACATGATGCGAAAACAAGTTAAGGTGGGATGACCGTGTTGCAATATAAGGTATCTGATTACCTTCAGCGTCTGGAGGAAGAGGGAATCGTCTACTTTTTACACAGCGGAACGGGCAAGATTTTGGAGATCTCACCGGAGATGATCGAATTGCTCAGTTTCCTGACGGAAGTACGGACAGAAGAAGAGTTAATGTGTTTTATCGCGGAACAAAACCCCGAGGTAAGTAATGCAGAGCTGGCCGAGATGGTCAAGACGGTCTCAACGCTTCTTGAAAAGCACGCACTCGTGCAACGGGTAGACTAATCTTATCGTGGAGGAACTCACATGTACATATTGGGAATCACAGGTCCGTTGGGACACGATGCAGCCGCTTGTTTGATGCATGAAGGCCGGATTGTCGCAATGGTGGAGGAGGAGCGGCTGACCCGAAAGCCGCACTCCCCAGGTGGACAGATGCCGTACCTTGCCATGGAATATTGTCTAAGCCATGCTGGCATCACTTTAGATGAAGTGGATGTCATTGCGTTGAGCTGGGATCAATCCTTAATTCCTGACACAAAGATCAAACTTCCAGACTATTTCAACGACGTGAACAATTTGTTTCCTAAACAGAAGATCCACTATCGTAAGCTGCCGAGGGTCGAAGTTGTCGACCATCATCTTGCTCATGCTGCTAGTACCTTTTACTTCTCGCCATTTGAAACAGCTGGAGTGCTTGTCGTGGATGGGGCGGGTGAGGACACTTGCACCACCCTGTATCACGGCCAGAACGGGCGACTGAAGAAGCTGGATTCGATCCATCACAACGAGTCGCTTGGTGAGTTCTATGCCACTGTTACCGAATTTGTAGGTTTTGATTGGAATGATCCCGGTAAGACGATGGGACTGGCTTCCTACGGAGAAGCGGTGTACGAATTTCCTCGCTTGATGATCGATGCAAAGCGCGGGTATCACATCAACATCGAACACAGTCTTCACATGACTCAGGTCGAAAATATCTGGAAGCGCGAGTTTTTACGATTGAAAATCAAGCCAAATGCGAGCATGCGCCTTTACAACCCGGTCACATTCCGCCACTCGGATCACTTGGAGTTTGCTGAGGAGCACAAAAATTTGGCCGCTTCCGCCCAGAGGGCACTGGAGCAGGCTTATTTCTCGCTTGCCCGTGTGTTGGTGGAGCGCACAGGCTCACGTAACCTCTGCTTAGCGGGCGGCGTGGCTCTGAACTGTGTGGCGAACGGAAAACTAGCGAGGAGCGGGATTGTCGATGATCTTTTTATCCAGCCAGCTGCCAATGATGCAGGCGCGGCGATCGGGGCAGCTGCGGAAATAGCGGTGCAGTACGGATATCAGATCGAAAAGCTTGTCGGCCCGTACGCAGGTCCGTCTTTTACCAACGATGAGATCATTCGTTCAGTTGAGCACCTGGGACTGTCTTATAAACGGGCAGACGATGTCGCTGAACTAGCGGCGGAGTCGTTGGCACAAGGGTATTCTGTTGGCTGGTTTCAAGGCCGTGCCGAATACGGGCCTCGCGCACTAGGAAACCGCAGTATGCTGGCCAACCCGTCAGTGCCTGGGATTCAAAATCATATGAATCACAACGTCAAATTCCGTGAGTCGTTTCGCCCCTTTGGTCCATCAGTAATCGAAGAGGAAGCTGGAGATTGGTTTGAGCATATGAGCCCTTCACGCTACATGTTGAAGTCGGTGAACGTCAAAGTGGACAAACGTGACAAGATACCGGGTGTTGTACACGTCGACGGATCTTCACGCCCACAAACGGTGACCGCAGAGACAAACTGGCGTTATTATGATCTACTCCAAAAATTCAAAGCGAAAACGGGGTTGCCGATGGTGTTGAACACGTCGTTCAACCTGCGCGGCGAACCGATGGTCTGTACCCCGTACGATGCTGTACGAACGTTTATGACAGGTGCACTGGATGTGCTGATCATGGAGGATATCGTCCTGAAGAAACCGCAAGTGTTCATGTAAAGAACGGAGGAAGTGAAATGCAAAACATCATTGTACGCCCATACACCCCTGCAGTGCTGGACGAACTGCAAGAGATTGAAAAGAAAATGAGAAAGCGCTTCCCGGATTTTCCTGCGTGGGCAAACTGGGTCTACCTCCACAAACCGGAGATAAAACCGGACAACATGTACGTAGCCTACGAAGGTAGGCAGGCGATTGGGTACGGTCACTTGATTCCCCGTTTCGCTCATGCAAATGATCCATCACATGTGCCGAACACAATCTATCTGGACATGAATGCCTCGCTGGAGGCAGAACAGCCTGAGAGAGTGCTCGATGCCCTGTATGAGGCTTTGAGAGCGCGCGTTGGAGAGATGCTGGTAGAAGCGTTGCCGCGCAAGACTGAATTGTGCATCCAACACTATGCGACCGTTCATCCGATTCTCGATTATGCGGCAGGCCAAGGATTTGAGAGGGTAGAGAGCTACCGATTGCTTCAACGTGACCTGAATATGGAAATCCCCGATCGTTTGGTACGTGGCGACTTGAAGATCCGCGAGTGGAAGCTAGAGACTTTGGCTGATAAGGAAAAGTTTCTCGCGGTTAACAAATTGGCTTTTCCAGAGGAATCCGCAACGCTGGAGCAGTTGGAAGGAATCATAAGCATTCCGCATTTTACGACTTTCGCCGCCTTTACGCCGGCTGACGAGGTGGTAGGTGTGATCATGGTGCGGGCAGAAGATGCGACCGCGGGTTTTATAGAAAATGTGTTCGTGCTGCCTGAATTCCGTGGTCATGGACTGGCCGAAGCGCTGGTTGCACACGGGTTGTTCCACTTGCTTAAACAGGGCTTTCAGTCGGTATTGTTGCATGTGGCGGCCTCAAACGTTCCCGCTTGCAACTTGTACCAAAAGGCTGGTTTCGAGATTGTGAAAGAGCAGATCGAGATTCGGTGTGACTGGAATGCTCAGTAAAAAGGAGGGGGACATATTGGAGAATGCTCGTAAGCTTGACAAGCAAAACGTAGAAGACATCATCGGTTTAAGCCCTTTGCAAGAGGGAATCCTCTTTCACCACGTCAGCGAACCTGGAACATATGTGGAGCAACTTTCCTTCCGCCTGACTGGTTTCACATCTAGTGAAGCTGTTCGTCAGGCGTGGGATGTGCTCGGAGAGGAAATCCAGTCTTTACGTACAGTTTTTCGTTGGGAAAAGGTAGACAAACCTGTGCAGATCTTCCTGCGTCGCAAAGTGATTCCTATGACGGAACATGACTTGGTTTCTTTGCACCAAGTAGAACAAGACGTACGCCTGAAAGAGATCCGCGAGGCTGAGCGCGATCGAGGCATTGCACTTGAATCTGATCCCTTCCGCCTGACTATCTGCAAACTGTCGCAAACGGAGTTGGAGATGGTACTGACCTATCACCACATCCTGTTTGATGGGTGGAGCACAGGGCTTTTGCTGCAAAAATTCATAGATGTGTACCGGACGATAGAAGAAGGGAAGCCACGCGAACTGATCCACCAACCGTCCTATAAAGAGTTCATTCGCTGGCATCAGAAACAGGATCGTAAGGCGCAACATGAGTATTGGAAACAAGTACTGGCCGGATTTGACAACCGTACGCGCCTGCCGGGAATCAAGGCGACTGATGTGCGCAATCGTGAGATGAATGCAGATCATGACGAGATTGGGGCCATTACCTATCAATTGACCGAGGAACAATCCGCCAAGCTACAATTCTGTGCAAACGATCATCAAGTGACACTGGCGACGTTGGTCTATACTGCCTGGGGTTTAATCCTTGGTCGCTGGAACAACGCTGATGACGTAGTGTTCGGCACGACAGTTTCCGGCCGAAAAGCCAACATCAAAGGCATCGACCAAATGATTGGCCTGTTTATCAATACATTGCCGCTTCGGGTCTCTACGAATGGCCAGGAACGAGTGAGCGAGTTGTTGCGTCGTATGGACTACTCCTTGAATGAAAGAGAAGATTTTGAGTCCGCTCCCCTGTATGAGATTAGTGGACTTAGCGAGATCGACAAACGCGAGACCTTGTTCGATTCTTTAGTTGTCATGGAAAATTATCCGTTGGACGAACGGTTGAACCGGTCTGGTGATGGAAAGAAACTCGAACTCACCTCCTTGAGTAAGAAGATGAACTATCCTCTTACATTGGGGGTGTATCCGTTTCAGGGTTTGAAACTGGAGATCAACTATCAAACAGCTCTGTTTGCGCCGGAGGTAATTACTCGTTTTGCCGATCAATTTGTTCAGATGCTGTTGGCGCTTACGGAGGCGGGAGATCGATTAGTCGCGCAATTGGACCCCCTGCTCCCCAAGGAGAGGGCGGCGTTGCTGGGTCCGTGGAGCGGCACCGAACTTCCTTATCAGCAGAACGTGACGGTCGATCAGTTGTTTGCGGCACAGGTAGAACGCACGCCGAACCATCTGGCGGTCGTGATGGGAGATGTGCAGCTTACTTACCAAGAATTGCATGAAAAGTCTAACAGGCTTGCCAGGACACTGCATCAGCACGGCATTCAAAGAGGTGCTACGGTCGTACTTCTGATGGAGAAGAGCGTGGAGTTGATCGTGGGGTTGCTCGCAATCCTCAAAGCTGGCGGCGCATACCTGCCAATCGATCCTGCCCTGCCTGATGAGCGAATTCAATATATGTCCGATGACAGCGCCGCCGTTATGGTGCTGACCGTCTCACAGCACAAGGAGCGAGCTCCAATAAGACTTCCCATACTGGATTTGAAAGACCCGACAGTGTTTGCTGAGGACAGCTGCGACCTTCCCGTGGTAACAGAACCGAAAGATGTGGCGGTAATCTATTATACGTCCGGCTCAACCGGTCTCCCCAAAGGCGTGGAGATCGAGCATCATGGGATCGTCAACCAGAAAGCGTATGTGGAACATGTCCTAGGAATCGGAACTGAAGACAGAATAGGGCAATTCGCCAGCTTTGCGTTTAACGCGACGATCTGGGAAGTATTCATGGCCTTGTTAAACGGTGCGCAACTGCATCTGCTTGGGCCCAATCTGATCCAAGACCCTGCAGAGTTGACAAATTACTTTGAAACGCAAGGGATTACGACGGTCACAATGGCTCCGACTTATCTAAGCCAACTGGACCCCCTCCGTTTTCCAAAGCTCAAGCGCCTTATCACGGCTGGCTCAGAGAGCAGTCCTAAACTGGTACGGTCGTGGGGAGACCGAATTTTCTACCTGAATGCGTACGGTTCGACGGAGACCACTAACTCGGCGCTTGTCTGGCATTACATACCGGGTGAACCTATTCCCGAGCCAGTGCCGATTGGCAAGCCCTTTCCGAACAAACGTGTCTATCTCCTCGACAACTATCTGCGGTTGCAACCGATCGG from the Brevibacillus brevis genome contains:
- a CDS encoding carbamoyltransferase family protein; protein product: MYILGITGPLGHDAAACLMHEGRIVAMVEEERLTRKPHSPGGQMPYLAMEYCLSHAGITLDEVDVIALSWDQSLIPDTKIKLPDYFNDVNNLFPKQKIHYRKLPRVEVVDHHLAHAASTFYFSPFETAGVLVVDGAGEDTCTTLYHGQNGRLKKLDSIHHNESLGEFYATVTEFVGFDWNDPGKTMGLASYGEAVYEFPRLMIDAKRGYHINIEHSLHMTQVENIWKREFLRLKIKPNASMRLYNPVTFRHSDHLEFAEEHKNLAASAQRALEQAYFSLARVLVERTGSRNLCLAGGVALNCVANGKLARSGIVDDLFIQPAANDAGAAIGAAAEIAVQYGYQIEKLVGPYAGPSFTNDEIIRSVEHLGLSYKRADDVAELAAESLAQGYSVGWFQGRAEYGPRALGNRSMLANPSVPGIQNHMNHNVKFRESFRPFGPSVIEEEAGDWFEHMSPSRYMLKSVNVKVDKRDKIPGVVHVDGSSRPQTVTAETNWRYYDLLQKFKAKTGLPMVLNTSFNLRGEPMVCTPYDAVRTFMTGALDVLIMEDIVLKKPQVFM
- a CDS encoding GNAT family N-acetyltransferase, translated to MQNIIVRPYTPAVLDELQEIEKKMRKRFPDFPAWANWVYLHKPEIKPDNMYVAYEGRQAIGYGHLIPRFAHANDPSHVPNTIYLDMNASLEAEQPERVLDALYEALRARVGEMLVEALPRKTELCIQHYATVHPILDYAAGQGFERVESYRLLQRDLNMEIPDRLVRGDLKIREWKLETLADKEKFLAVNKLAFPEESATLEQLEGIISIPHFTTFAAFTPADEVVGVIMVRAEDATAGFIENVFVLPEFRGHGLAEALVAHGLFHLLKQGFQSVLLHVAASNVPACNLYQKAGFEIVKEQIEIRCDWNAQ
- a CDS encoding non-ribosomal peptide synthetase, whose translation is MENARKLDKQNVEDIIGLSPLQEGILFHHVSEPGTYVEQLSFRLTGFTSSEAVRQAWDVLGEEIQSLRTVFRWEKVDKPVQIFLRRKVIPMTEHDLVSLHQVEQDVRLKEIREAERDRGIALESDPFRLTICKLSQTELEMVLTYHHILFDGWSTGLLLQKFIDVYRTIEEGKPRELIHQPSYKEFIRWHQKQDRKAQHEYWKQVLAGFDNRTRLPGIKATDVRNREMNADHDEIGAITYQLTEEQSAKLQFCANDHQVTLATLVYTAWGLILGRWNNADDVVFGTTVSGRKANIKGIDQMIGLFINTLPLRVSTNGQERVSELLRRMDYSLNEREDFESAPLYEISGLSEIDKRETLFDSLVVMENYPLDERLNRSGDGKKLELTSLSKKMNYPLTLGVYPFQGLKLEINYQTALFAPEVITRFADQFVQMLLALTEAGDRLVAQLDPLLPKERAALLGPWSGTELPYQQNVTVDQLFAAQVERTPNHLAVVMGDVQLTYQELHEKSNRLARTLHQHGIQRGATVVLLMEKSVELIVGLLAILKAGGAYLPIDPALPDERIQYMSDDSAAVMVLTVSQHKERAPIRLPILDLKDPTVFAEDSCDLPVVTEPKDVAVIYYTSGSTGLPKGVEIEHHGIVNQKAYVEHVLGIGTEDRIGQFASFAFNATIWEVFMALLNGAQLHLLGPNLIQDPAELTNYFETQGITTVTMAPTYLSQLDPLRFPKLKRLITAGSESSPKLVRSWGDRIFYLNAYGSTETTNSALVWHYIPGEPIPEPVPIGKPFPNKRVYLLDNYLRLQPIGAVGEICVGGAGTARGYVNKPELTAERFVPNPYVPGERLYRTGDIGRWREDGTVEFIGRLDRQVKVRGFRIEIGEVEATIRQHPNIAQTVVAPVEDGRGDRALCAYVVWGESEEKGIAELKEFLISRMPAYMIPAYWVELQELPLTPSRKIDMKQLPDPRALLESHGERVLPKNEWEEIIAACWREVLRLESVSVQDSFFDLGGNSIMIMHLHGKFEKRFPNLFEIPDLFSNPTVQQQAAFLERKLTCQEERTVLEIALPHGLQADRVLAAGYEWKFEEELYQSLQEIAVHEGVTIEAVLVGLWLYHLGDRTGQQELKVDTLLVPFNEVRPLFLPVNQYTEFGELFRAAESGARSDASTSYSMGQLKRARAGLLPLIYKKECLTLTIDLFDNYDLVIELSGDHMSLESKTDLVREEILEAWVQGYLEVLRLVVSHYAARIG